A single window of Pristis pectinata isolate sPriPec2 chromosome 8, sPriPec2.1.pri, whole genome shotgun sequence DNA harbors:
- the trmt12 gene encoding tRNA wybutosine-synthesizing protein 2 homolog isoform X3 → MQTERTAIVTQAQFAQQYREYLEKNGFLDTAFRLQKQPDGSVALPVLCNRLSQLRHLNLCDTLAPGSTYTFKEELRALLKNHGVLWNEELIHDLPQVWKRHGDLIVLSENTFLADIWKTLEPELWQVVANALGVKRIAKTGRISADGFRTPRVTLLLGDDAWVHHVDNGIRYTFDITKCMFSSGNITEKLRVSSFDCTGEVVVDLYAGVGYFTLPFLVHAGAAFVHACEWNPNAVAALLKNLELNKVSDRCKVHSGDNRQLLLRNVADRVNLGLIPSSEEGWPIACQLLKEDRGGILHIHNNVSLYPEKRDALFNRKTNNACSSKEQQQKLTGTVPAGSNSETTVPEITYAFQRCTTEENTLGSRWKDNRPKVKSNCGTYYEKKLVTYPEWQPWAESVALRIRNILEAHHKRPWSTNILHIEYVKSYAPHIDHVVLDLECRPCDDN, encoded by the exons ATGCAGACTGAAAGAACTGCAATTGTGACTCAGGCCCAGTTTGCACAACAATACAG AGAGTACTTGGAGAAGAATGGCTTCTTGGACACAGCCTTTCGGCTCCAGAAGCAACCAGATGGCTCAGTGGCATTACCTGTGCTTTGtaatagactcagccagctccgtcatctCAACCTGTGTGACACTTTGGCTCCAGGAAGTACATACACTTTTAAG GAAGAGCTCCGTGCATTATTGAAGAACCATGGGGTCCTTTGGAATGAGGAACTGATCCACGACCTGCCTCAAGTGTGGAAGAGGCATGGAGACTTGATTGTTCTGAGTGAAAATACATTCCTGGCAGATATCTGGAAAACTTTGG AGCCAGAATTATGGCAGGTGGTTGCTAATGCACTAGGAGTAAAACGCATTGCAAAGACAGGCAGAATATCTGCTGACGGCTTTCGTACTCCAAGGGTAACTTTACTGCTGGGAGATGATGCCTGGGTCCATCACGTTGACAATGGCATCAG ATACACATTTGACATTACCAAATGCATGTTCTCCTCTGGAAATATCACAGAGAAGCTCCGTGTCAGCTCTTTTGACTGCACAGGGGAGGTGGTTGTGGATCTGTATGCAG GAGTTGGATATTTTACACTACCATTTCTGGTGCATGCGGGCGCAGCATTTGTCCATGCCTGTGAGTGGAATCCAAACGCAGTTGCCGCACTATTGAAGAACCTAGAACTAAATAAAGTATCAGACCGCTGTAAGGTCCACAGTGGTGATAATCGGCAG CTTCTTCTACGGAACGTGGCAGACCGAGTGAATTTAGGTCTAATTCCAAGTTCGGAAGAGGGGTGGCCTATAGCTTGCCAATTGTTGAAAGAAGATAGAGGAGGGATTTTACATATCCACAATAATGTTAGCTTGTATCCTGAGAAGAGAGATGCACTGTTTAATAGGAAGACTAATAATGCATGTTCTAGCAAGGAACAACAGCaaaagttaacaggaacagtACCAGCTGGGAGTAACTCTGAGACTACAGTTCCAGAAATCACATatgcatttcaaagatgtaccACTGAAGAGAACACACTTGGCTCGAGATGGAAGGACAATAGGCCAAAAGTTAAATCAAACTGTGGGACCTATTATGAAAAGAAGCTAGTTACTTACCCTGAATGGCAACCTTGGGCAGAATCTGTGGCATTAAGGATTAGGAATATACTAGAAGCTCACCATAAAAGGCCATGGTCTACAAATATATTACATATTGAGTATGTGAAATCTTAtgccccacacattgaccatgtCGTACTGGATTTGGAATGTAGGCCATGTGATGATAATTAA
- the trmt12 gene encoding tRNA wybutosine-synthesizing protein 2 homolog isoform X2, translated as MQTERTAIVTQAQFAQQYREYLEKNGFLDTAFRLQKQPDGSVALPVLCNRLSQLRHLNLCDTLAPGSTYTFKNPVASKKSLIKSCHQRLQEELRALLKNHGVLWNEELIHDLPQVWKRHGDLIVLSENTFLADIWKTLEPELWQVVANALGVKRIAKTGRISADGFRTPRVTLLLGDDAWVHHVDNGIRYTFDITKCMFSSGNITEKLRVSSFDCTGEVVVDLYAGVGYFTLPFLVHAGAAFVHACEWNPNAVAALLKNLELNKVSDRCKVHSGDNRQLLLRNVADRVNLGLIPSSEEGWPIACQLLKEDRGGILHIHNNVSLYPEKRDALFNRKTNNACSSKEQQQKLTGTVPAGSNSETTVPEITYAFQRCTTEENTLGSRWKDNRPKVKSNCGTYYEKKLVTYPEWQPWAESVALRIRNILEAHHKRPWSTNILHIEYVKSYAPHIDHVVLDLECRPCDDN; from the exons ATGCAGACTGAAAGAACTGCAATTGTGACTCAGGCCCAGTTTGCACAACAATACAG AGAGTACTTGGAGAAGAATGGCTTCTTGGACACAGCCTTTCGGCTCCAGAAGCAACCAGATGGCTCAGTGGCATTACCTGTGCTTTGtaatagactcagccagctccgtcatctCAACCTGTGTGACACTTTGGCTCCAGGAAGTACATACACTTTTAAG AACCCAGTAGCATCTAAGAAGTCATTGATAAAATCTTGCCACCAACGACTGCAGGAAGAGCTCCGTGCATTATTGAAGAACCATGGGGTCCTTTGGAATGAGGAACTGATCCACGACCTGCCTCAAGTGTGGAAGAGGCATGGAGACTTGATTGTTCTGAGTGAAAATACATTCCTGGCAGATATCTGGAAAACTTTGG AGCCAGAATTATGGCAGGTGGTTGCTAATGCACTAGGAGTAAAACGCATTGCAAAGACAGGCAGAATATCTGCTGACGGCTTTCGTACTCCAAGGGTAACTTTACTGCTGGGAGATGATGCCTGGGTCCATCACGTTGACAATGGCATCAG ATACACATTTGACATTACCAAATGCATGTTCTCCTCTGGAAATATCACAGAGAAGCTCCGTGTCAGCTCTTTTGACTGCACAGGGGAGGTGGTTGTGGATCTGTATGCAG GAGTTGGATATTTTACACTACCATTTCTGGTGCATGCGGGCGCAGCATTTGTCCATGCCTGTGAGTGGAATCCAAACGCAGTTGCCGCACTATTGAAGAACCTAGAACTAAATAAAGTATCAGACCGCTGTAAGGTCCACAGTGGTGATAATCGGCAG CTTCTTCTACGGAACGTGGCAGACCGAGTGAATTTAGGTCTAATTCCAAGTTCGGAAGAGGGGTGGCCTATAGCTTGCCAATTGTTGAAAGAAGATAGAGGAGGGATTTTACATATCCACAATAATGTTAGCTTGTATCCTGAGAAGAGAGATGCACTGTTTAATAGGAAGACTAATAATGCATGTTCTAGCAAGGAACAACAGCaaaagttaacaggaacagtACCAGCTGGGAGTAACTCTGAGACTACAGTTCCAGAAATCACATatgcatttcaaagatgtaccACTGAAGAGAACACACTTGGCTCGAGATGGAAGGACAATAGGCCAAAAGTTAAATCAAACTGTGGGACCTATTATGAAAAGAAGCTAGTTACTTACCCTGAATGGCAACCTTGGGCAGAATCTGTGGCATTAAGGATTAGGAATATACTAGAAGCTCACCATAAAAGGCCATGGTCTACAAATATATTACATATTGAGTATGTGAAATCTTAtgccccacacattgaccatgtCGTACTGGATTTGGAATGTAGGCCATGTGATGATAATTAA
- the trmt12 gene encoding tRNA wybutosine-synthesizing protein 2 homolog isoform X1: MQTERTAIVTQAQFAQQYREYLEKNGFLDTAFRLQKQPDGSVALPVLCNRLSQLRHLNLCDTLAPGSTYTFKVMKNPVASKKSLIKSCHQRLQEELRALLKNHGVLWNEELIHDLPQVWKRHGDLIVLSENTFLADIWKTLEPELWQVVANALGVKRIAKTGRISADGFRTPRVTLLLGDDAWVHHVDNGIRYTFDITKCMFSSGNITEKLRVSSFDCTGEVVVDLYAGVGYFTLPFLVHAGAAFVHACEWNPNAVAALLKNLELNKVSDRCKVHSGDNRQLLLRNVADRVNLGLIPSSEEGWPIACQLLKEDRGGILHIHNNVSLYPEKRDALFNRKTNNACSSKEQQQKLTGTVPAGSNSETTVPEITYAFQRCTTEENTLGSRWKDNRPKVKSNCGTYYEKKLVTYPEWQPWAESVALRIRNILEAHHKRPWSTNILHIEYVKSYAPHIDHVVLDLECRPCDDN; this comes from the exons ATGCAGACTGAAAGAACTGCAATTGTGACTCAGGCCCAGTTTGCACAACAATACAG AGAGTACTTGGAGAAGAATGGCTTCTTGGACACAGCCTTTCGGCTCCAGAAGCAACCAGATGGCTCAGTGGCATTACCTGTGCTTTGtaatagactcagccagctccgtcatctCAACCTGTGTGACACTTTGGCTCCAGGAAGTACATACACTTTTAAGGTGATGAAG AACCCAGTAGCATCTAAGAAGTCATTGATAAAATCTTGCCACCAACGACTGCAGGAAGAGCTCCGTGCATTATTGAAGAACCATGGGGTCCTTTGGAATGAGGAACTGATCCACGACCTGCCTCAAGTGTGGAAGAGGCATGGAGACTTGATTGTTCTGAGTGAAAATACATTCCTGGCAGATATCTGGAAAACTTTGG AGCCAGAATTATGGCAGGTGGTTGCTAATGCACTAGGAGTAAAACGCATTGCAAAGACAGGCAGAATATCTGCTGACGGCTTTCGTACTCCAAGGGTAACTTTACTGCTGGGAGATGATGCCTGGGTCCATCACGTTGACAATGGCATCAG ATACACATTTGACATTACCAAATGCATGTTCTCCTCTGGAAATATCACAGAGAAGCTCCGTGTCAGCTCTTTTGACTGCACAGGGGAGGTGGTTGTGGATCTGTATGCAG GAGTTGGATATTTTACACTACCATTTCTGGTGCATGCGGGCGCAGCATTTGTCCATGCCTGTGAGTGGAATCCAAACGCAGTTGCCGCACTATTGAAGAACCTAGAACTAAATAAAGTATCAGACCGCTGTAAGGTCCACAGTGGTGATAATCGGCAG CTTCTTCTACGGAACGTGGCAGACCGAGTGAATTTAGGTCTAATTCCAAGTTCGGAAGAGGGGTGGCCTATAGCTTGCCAATTGTTGAAAGAAGATAGAGGAGGGATTTTACATATCCACAATAATGTTAGCTTGTATCCTGAGAAGAGAGATGCACTGTTTAATAGGAAGACTAATAATGCATGTTCTAGCAAGGAACAACAGCaaaagttaacaggaacagtACCAGCTGGGAGTAACTCTGAGACTACAGTTCCAGAAATCACATatgcatttcaaagatgtaccACTGAAGAGAACACACTTGGCTCGAGATGGAAGGACAATAGGCCAAAAGTTAAATCAAACTGTGGGACCTATTATGAAAAGAAGCTAGTTACTTACCCTGAATGGCAACCTTGGGCAGAATCTGTGGCATTAAGGATTAGGAATATACTAGAAGCTCACCATAAAAGGCCATGGTCTACAAATATATTACATATTGAGTATGTGAAATCTTAtgccccacacattgaccatgtCGTACTGGATTTGGAATGTAGGCCATGTGATGATAATTAA